The following proteins are encoded in a genomic region of Paenibacillus sp. FSL R7-0273:
- a CDS encoding methyl-accepting chemotaxis protein: MLAFIRTSLIARILCVTAAVILCITAGNIAIQRANTGSAVQGTISSYNMSIAGSYASQLNTGRYSDFLADPQETELYWSLRNELDQFRESIGARYVYFVRIDEAGQPLLMIDGRPEGDPLASPINEQTDMPASAVEAVQAGENASSELIKNPEYGDYISAFVPVKNDQGELIGALGIDTDVSVLSTLTGDVLLQSLPLYGIILAVSLTALAVLAWFVTRSLRPLHTITAGAESMAAGDLAEASRILHGRPVTSRDEIGTAYQAMLKMSEELNTRVKGMVFNVSTASDYLYGTSETFSRNADDVLRMSETVNGKIGDIFAGASTQTEGAQSSALAMDEMAQGIARISSSAASVSGSAVEALDKVNVSQTAVSEMNRQMKSIAESTHETLDMATQLQGYAAEIEGALLAIRQFADQTKLLALNASIEAARAGEHGRGFTVVAGEVRKLAEGSSAAVERVADLLTQIGNASSGIGTRMEGASREVTEGVHMSAGAEEALLQASAAFREVAEQIIDVSATAEQLSAGSEEVAAAVGSMAMIAGGVSEQTRQIRELTDLQLEKIREVYDASMVISANTNDMRDAIRQVRV; the protein is encoded by the coding sequence ATGCTTGCTTTTATCCGTACAAGTCTGATTGCCCGGATTCTCTGTGTCACAGCAGCCGTTATTCTGTGTATTACAGCCGGTAATATCGCTATTCAACGGGCGAACACCGGGTCTGCCGTTCAAGGGACCATCAGCAGCTACAACATGAGCATTGCCGGCAGTTATGCTTCTCAGCTCAATACCGGAAGGTACAGTGACTTTCTGGCAGATCCGCAGGAGACAGAGCTCTACTGGTCACTGCGCAACGAGCTGGACCAGTTCCGTGAATCCATCGGGGCCCGTTATGTATATTTTGTCAGGATTGATGAAGCCGGCCAGCCGCTGCTCATGATTGACGGCAGGCCGGAAGGAGACCCGCTGGCCTCACCGATCAATGAGCAGACCGATATGCCTGCATCTGCGGTTGAGGCTGTACAGGCCGGAGAGAATGCCAGCTCAGAGCTGATCAAAAATCCGGAATACGGGGATTATATCTCAGCCTTTGTTCCGGTCAAAAATGATCAGGGTGAGCTGATCGGCGCACTGGGGATCGATACAGATGTGTCTGTCCTCAGCACTTTAACCGGGGATGTGCTGCTCCAGAGTCTTCCGCTATACGGTATTATTCTGGCTGTATCCCTGACTGCGCTGGCCGTTCTCGCCTGGTTCGTGACCCGGTCGCTGCGCCCGCTGCATACGATAACGGCAGGCGCAGAATCGATGGCTGCCGGTGATCTGGCCGAAGCCTCCCGGATTCTGCACGGCCGGCCCGTTACCTCCCGGGATGAAATCGGTACGGCCTATCAGGCAATGCTCAAGATGTCTGAAGAACTGAACACACGGGTAAAGGGCATGGTGTTTAACGTGTCCACAGCCTCGGATTACCTGTACGGTACCTCGGAGACCTTCAGCAGAAATGCAGACGATGTGCTGCGGATGAGTGAGACGGTCAACGGAAAAATCGGAGATATATTCGCCGGAGCAAGCACGCAGACGGAGGGTGCACAGAGCAGTGCACTGGCAATGGATGAAATGGCGCAAGGCATTGCCAGGATATCCTCTTCGGCTGCTTCTGTATCCGGTTCTGCCGTCGAAGCGCTGGATAAGGTGAACGTCTCACAGACGGCGGTATCAGAGATGAACCGGCAGATGAAGTCCATTGCTGAATCGACGCATGAGACGCTGGATATGGCCACACAGCTTCAGGGCTATGCAGCAGAGATTGAAGGCGCGCTCCTTGCCATCCGGCAGTTCGCTGACCAGACCAAGCTGCTGGCGCTTAATGCATCCATTGAGGCTGCCAGGGCCGGAGAGCACGGGCGCGGATTTACGGTTGTTGCCGGAGAAGTGCGCAAGCTGGCGGAGGGCTCCTCGGCTGCAGTGGAGCGTGTTGCGGACCTGCTGACCCAGATAGGCAATGCCTCTTCAGGTATCGGTACCAGGATGGAGGGGGCTTCCAGGGAAGTGACGGAAGGTGTACATATGTCAGCCGGGGCGGAGGAAGCGCTGCTTCAGGCCTCTGCCGCATTCCGCGAAGTGGCGGAGCAGATTATTGACGTCTCTGCTACAGCCGAGCAGCTGTCTGCGGGCTCAGAGGAGGTTGCCGCTGCAGTAGGCAG